One window of the Rufibacter radiotolerans genome contains the following:
- the csgH gene encoding curli-like amyloid fiber formation chaperone CsgH, which yields MKDVKELKSSKRIIAHIEAFLKNGALLVLNSLENRSTCNAEFAYTFNCACTGRSGTMVNRQSGKAMAAAGQKRILSKTALSFIPGDQYCIDLVIFSQGEQIAEHSLSFP from the coding sequence ATGAAGGATGTAAAGGAATTGAAGTCCTCTAAACGTATCATAGCTCACATAGAGGCTTTTCTAAAAAACGGAGCTCTTTTGGTTCTAAACAGTTTAGAGAATAGGAGCACCTGCAATGCGGAGTTCGCCTATACCTTCAATTGTGCCTGTACCGGAAGATCAGGTACTATGGTTAACCGCCAATCTGGAAAAGCAATGGCAGCTGCCGGGCAGAAGAGAATACTCTCAAAAACAGCCCTTTCCTTTATTCCTGGGGACCAGTATTGCATAGACCTGGTAATCTTTAGCCAAGGTGAGCAGATTGCAGAACATTCCCTTTCCTTTCCATAA
- a CDS encoding PhzF family phenazine biosynthesis protein, translated as MQTLPFYIVDVFANTPYRGNQLAVFLNAAGLTTQQMLQIAQEIGFAESSFILSDQGTQENFEVKIFTVEYEVPFAGHPTLGTAYVIQQFLLQKPVPELSLQLKVGSIPVTLAYSGDRPNFLMMRQMNPTFQDPLPKKEIAEVMGLPLTAIHPDFPVQEVSTGLPFLIIPLQTLTDIQQLTLHPEKVLAFLQRHGLYKTQRPDALTVAFYFFCPETYTPDHQVNARMLALENGRIIEDAATGSANGCLLSYLLKHQYFGKDHLKLLVEQGYEIHRNATVKVSGSVSGDQYDINVGGQVQLIAKGEWYVR; from the coding sequence ATGCAAACATTACCTTTTTACATTGTTGACGTGTTCGCCAACACCCCTTACCGGGGGAACCAGTTGGCCGTCTTCCTCAATGCGGCAGGGTTAACCACCCAGCAGATGCTGCAGATAGCCCAGGAGATTGGTTTTGCGGAGTCTTCGTTCATTTTGTCAGATCAGGGTACCCAGGAGAATTTTGAGGTGAAGATCTTCACGGTGGAGTATGAAGTGCCCTTTGCCGGCCACCCTACCCTGGGCACTGCCTACGTGATCCAGCAGTTCCTGCTACAAAAGCCTGTGCCCGAGCTGAGCCTGCAGTTAAAGGTGGGTAGCATACCCGTCACCCTGGCTTACTCTGGAGACCGGCCAAATTTTCTGATGATGCGGCAGATGAACCCAACTTTTCAGGACCCGCTTCCAAAAAAGGAAATAGCAGAAGTGATGGGGCTGCCTTTAACGGCCATCCACCCAGATTTTCCGGTGCAGGAAGTTTCCACGGGTTTACCCTTCCTGATTATTCCGTTACAGACCTTAACGGACATACAGCAACTCACCCTCCACCCAGAGAAGGTCCTGGCCTTTCTGCAGCGGCACGGCCTGTACAAAACCCAACGCCCCGATGCCCTTACCGTGGCTTTCTATTTCTTCTGCCCGGAGACCTATACTCCAGACCACCAGGTAAACGCCCGCATGCTGGCCCTGGAGAATGGCAGGATCATTGAAGACGCGGCCACCGGAAGCGCCAACGGGTGCCTGTTAAGTTACCTGCTCAAGCACCAGTATTTTGGAAAGGACCACCTGAAGCTGTTGGTAGAGCAGGGCTATGAGATTCATCGCAACGCCACCGTCAAAGTAAGCGGCAGCGTTTCCGGAGACCAGTATGACATCAACGTTGGCGGCCAGGTGCAGTTAATCGCGAAAGGAGAATGGTATGTGCGTTAA
- a CDS encoding MBL fold metallo-hydrolase, with the protein MKVTFLGTGTSQGVPVIGCECEVCRSLDYRDKRLRVSVLVEVDGKSLIIDSGPDFRQQMLRERVKRLDAVLFTHEHKDHTAGLDDIRAFNFLQHIDMPLYADQRVLTQLQQEFSYIFTNSNYPGVPKVELHPIQNEPFDVEGITVTPILVMHHRLPVYGFRIGDFTYITDANFISDVEKEKIKGSKVVVVNALRKEPHISHFSLSEALAMLEEVHPTHGYLTHISHLLGQHRLVEQELPAHVRLAYDGLSFTL; encoded by the coding sequence GTGAAAGTAACTTTCTTAGGAACTGGCACCTCTCAGGGCGTACCCGTTATAGGCTGCGAATGTGAGGTGTGCCGGTCCTTAGATTACCGCGACAAGCGCCTGCGGGTATCGGTGTTGGTGGAAGTAGACGGCAAAAGCCTGATCATTGACTCTGGGCCAGATTTCAGGCAACAGATGCTCAGGGAGCGGGTAAAGCGGTTAGACGCCGTCCTGTTCACCCATGAGCACAAAGACCACACCGCCGGGTTAGATGATATCAGGGCCTTTAATTTCCTGCAGCACATTGACATGCCCCTTTACGCCGACCAGCGGGTCTTAACCCAGTTACAGCAGGAATTCAGTTATATTTTCACTAATTCCAATTACCCGGGGGTACCTAAGGTAGAGCTTCATCCTATCCAGAATGAGCCTTTTGACGTGGAAGGCATTACCGTCACCCCTATACTGGTCATGCACCACCGGTTGCCGGTCTACGGCTTCCGGATTGGCGATTTCACTTACATCACAGACGCCAACTTTATTTCAGACGTAGAGAAGGAAAAGATCAAGGGGTCTAAGGTGGTGGTGGTGAACGCGCTCAGGAAAGAACCCCATATTTCCCATTTCTCGCTTTCAGAGGCCCTGGCCATGCTGGAGGAGGTGCACCCCACGCACGGGTATCTCACCCACATCAGTCACCTGTTGGGCCAGCACCGGCTGGTGGAGCAGGAATTGCCCGCTCACGTGCGCTTGGCTTATGACGGCCTTTCCTTTACTTTATAA
- a CDS encoding response regulator has product MADSKTILIAEDSSVILNLTKKILELQNYKVVSAKNGGEVLKKIQDQKIDAILMDLNIPVKNGMECTREIRASENPDIKNIPIIAVTGNANNYTLEQFKEAGINAYLPKPLDFDMLVQTVKEYVH; this is encoded by the coding sequence ATGGCCGATTCTAAAACCATTTTAATTGCAGAGGATAGTTCTGTAATTCTGAATCTTACCAAGAAAATCCTTGAACTCCAGAACTACAAAGTAGTATCTGCCAAGAACGGCGGCGAGGTGCTCAAGAAGATTCAGGATCAGAAAATTGACGCTATTCTCATGGATCTTAACATTCCGGTGAAAAACGGGATGGAATGTACCAGAGAGATCAGGGCCAGTGAAAACCCAGATATTAAAAATATTCCTATCATTGCCGTGACCGGGAATGCCAACAACTACACCCTGGAGCAATTCAAGGAGGCTGGTATCAATGCTTACCTGCCTAAGCCGTTGGATTTTGACATGTTGGTACAGACGGTGAAGGAGTACGTTCACTAA
- a CDS encoding PAS domain S-box protein has product MITRNASQERKAEIAAAEQLIDLAEHVSGSRKYMLVCTPDGTILAVNKQTRKVFFEGESPAEDLNIKDLLDEKHLPVFEKTLRLLHKRKNISGFLQPKQSLPETHLLYFKSSLIKQDGHELLYIAARAASAEVMPVGDMFASESSYRSIFEDSNEPLFILDKSGMFIDINKEALGFIQIEKQSLLGKSVFEAFDLNPSEKIAFRKRILKACEGKTQRFDWWFKGNDGTLFPLWLSFRCGKYFGQEVVLGTAKPMEDMKGHAEAGRQRQEQQEFISKLTPKLINLKTAEDILSVTLEALLQHPNISGGGVYVFQPASRMVQLVTSKGENSILLQEQSVLALKTEFLAQLENKSKNRSLLSISRNFQHLFNKREVLAMPICSDKRFLATIILLIDDAKNMTSTLTEFINLVGFEINSILSRFELQQELHYSEGKYKTLFESSNDAIFLLNNTQIADCNFQATVLLDCDKQDIISKRLADFSPGLQADNSSSVEKSLQMIEGTLADGQPRSLEWRIEKSDGNIIDTEISFSAIQLEGVSFVQCIVRDITSRKEAQALVRRQEVLRESMHQFRSFLSQVNLAYVSMDLDLRVLYVNDYFLQYTGYKREEVVGQNYYELFVTERERPGRIQEIRKALQTQSLRSYYEWDLITKSKSVKILRWNIMFEMDAEGTVIGITAVGKDMTDKRIAMEALKDNKIRLQDLFDNAHDLIQNISTDNKFIFVNRAWKEKLGYNDFDIENLTLNDIVHPYYKAKLIYQLRNLYKGEDVNKIETVFLTKSGKPIHLIGSINCSWQDGKPIATRAILHDITDRIKAERLQKVYYSIANLAISSKDLPSLYSAIHRELSKIIETHNFYIALFDEEKNAINFVYYVDQLSNIPAAPRPFSLGMTEYVIKTGKPLYASKADFMKLVEEGKIEVNGIVPEVMLSSPLSIGERIIGVIAVRDYKNPEAYVKTDIEILHFISNQVALAIERKRNEEQITIQNARLKAIFESGNHLMWSISRNFQLTSYNQNFFNDVYSWSGKTATVGMKLSTLTGAFISEETFGLIKSAYELAFAGEPQQFEIELDKGNGVSQWREVLLNPIYLEDGSFEDVSAIALDITEKKISQLALAVNEEKFRQIFESFQDLYYKTSLDGEFQLISPSVQEVLGYSQSEAMRLNASNLYVHGEDREQLLAMLFKQTSVRNFETTLRTKNHHEIEVLINSRLIFNENREAIAIEGVCRDITELKDTQRELIRAKELAETSLQVKNQFLANMSHELRTPMNGIIGMIDLLHHTVANEEQLDYIDTLRKSSDALLEILNDILDLSKIQAGKLQLNLTGIDLFYSLEKIHSLFANRATQKDLSFTYDISEDTPRYIITDETRLLQVLSNLTSNAIKFTNEGSVHVQVSRLGGEGDKHLLEFRVKDSGIGISEEDIQLLFTNFTQLDNSSSKSFGGTGLGLAISKQLSELLGGSIGVESEAGQGSTFWFTIVCQEAENITQINEQLISSKELEEVGHFEPSPYLLLVDDNQINQKVALKLLERMGCQADVASNGYEAIDLASQNRYDLIFMDIQMPEMDGVTATHELKKLLGTNCPPIVAMTAYSMKDDAEKFMNEGLDDYISKPVKISDLYDRISRWYGHNVESGAQTAEPVSAAAPEQNGLQLDMNVVDQLRSIGGDEFALQLYVDFEEETAELLEEARKEVAAQHYTGILSTLHQIKGTASTLGLDSVSTIAKELEHDILKGKLTLVSNTFSDLESSFTNFRTNYRNKILSN; this is encoded by the coding sequence ATGATAACAAGGAATGCATCGCAGGAGCGAAAAGCAGAGATTGCGGCGGCCGAGCAGTTAATAGATTTAGCGGAACACGTAAGTGGAAGCCGTAAATACATGCTGGTATGTACCCCAGACGGCACTATTCTGGCCGTGAACAAGCAAACCCGTAAAGTTTTCTTTGAGGGGGAAAGCCCGGCTGAAGACTTGAATATCAAAGACCTGCTGGATGAAAAGCACCTCCCTGTTTTTGAGAAAACCCTAAGGCTGCTGCACAAACGCAAAAACATAAGTGGCTTTTTGCAGCCCAAGCAAAGCTTACCAGAAACCCACCTGCTGTATTTTAAGTCCAGCCTGATCAAACAAGACGGGCATGAACTACTCTATATTGCCGCCCGAGCCGCCTCAGCCGAGGTAATGCCCGTAGGCGACATGTTCGCCTCAGAATCCAGTTACCGAAGCATCTTTGAAGACAGCAATGAGCCCTTGTTCATCCTTGACAAGAGCGGCATGTTCATTGACATCAACAAAGAAGCTCTGGGCTTCATCCAGATAGAGAAACAGAGCCTGCTGGGCAAGAGCGTCTTTGAGGCCTTTGACCTGAACCCCTCAGAAAAAATCGCCTTCCGGAAACGGATTCTAAAGGCTTGCGAAGGGAAAACCCAGCGCTTTGACTGGTGGTTTAAGGGAAATGACGGGACTCTGTTCCCGCTGTGGCTGTCTTTCAGGTGCGGAAAATACTTTGGCCAGGAAGTAGTGCTGGGGACCGCCAAGCCCATGGAAGACATGAAAGGTCACGCCGAGGCAGGCAGGCAGCGCCAGGAGCAGCAGGAGTTCATTAGCAAGCTTACCCCCAAACTCATCAACCTTAAAACCGCCGAGGATATTCTTTCGGTGACCCTGGAGGCCCTGTTGCAGCACCCCAATATCAGCGGCGGCGGCGTGTACGTGTTCCAACCGGCCAGCCGCATGGTGCAATTGGTGACCAGCAAGGGGGAAAACTCCATTTTACTGCAGGAACAGAGCGTATTGGCCTTAAAAACCGAATTCCTGGCCCAGTTGGAAAATAAAAGCAAAAACCGGTCTTTGCTGAGTATCTCCCGCAATTTCCAGCACTTATTCAACAAGCGCGAAGTGCTGGCCATGCCCATCTGCTCAGATAAGCGTTTCCTGGCCACCATCATTCTCCTGATTGATGATGCCAAGAACATGACCAGCACGCTCACGGAGTTCATTAACCTGGTGGGGTTTGAGATCAACTCTATTCTCTCCCGCTTTGAGCTCCAGCAGGAACTGCATTATTCAGAAGGCAAATACAAGACCCTGTTTGAGTCTTCTAATGACGCTATTTTCCTGCTGAACAATACCCAGATTGCCGACTGTAATTTCCAGGCCACGGTTTTGTTGGACTGTGACAAACAGGATATCATAAGCAAGCGGTTGGCAGACTTTTCCCCGGGCCTGCAGGCAGACAATTCCTCGTCCGTGGAAAAATCCCTGCAGATGATTGAAGGCACCCTGGCCGACGGGCAACCCCGCAGCCTGGAATGGCGGATTGAAAAAAGCGATGGCAACATCATTGATACTGAGATCAGTTTCAGTGCTATTCAGTTGGAAGGGGTGTCTTTTGTGCAATGTATAGTACGGGATATCACCTCTCGCAAGGAAGCCCAGGCGCTAGTGAGAAGGCAGGAGGTGTTGCGGGAATCCATGCACCAGTTCCGTTCCTTCCTGAGTCAGGTGAACCTGGCTTACGTGAGCATGGACCTGGACCTGCGTGTTTTGTACGTGAATGACTATTTCCTGCAATACACCGGCTACAAGCGGGAGGAAGTGGTGGGCCAGAACTATTATGAGCTCTTCGTGACGGAAAGGGAAAGACCCGGCCGCATACAGGAGATCAGAAAGGCCCTGCAGACGCAGTCGTTGCGCAGCTACTATGAGTGGGACCTTATCACCAAGTCCAAATCGGTAAAGATCCTGCGCTGGAACATCATGTTTGAGATGGACGCCGAAGGAACGGTGATTGGTATTACCGCCGTGGGTAAAGACATGACCGACAAGCGCATTGCCATGGAGGCCCTGAAAGACAACAAGATACGCCTGCAGGATCTTTTTGACAATGCCCATGACCTTATCCAGAACATCTCCACCGACAATAAATTCATCTTCGTAAACCGGGCCTGGAAAGAGAAACTGGGGTACAATGACTTTGACATTGAGAACCTTACGCTCAATGACATTGTGCACCCGTATTACAAGGCCAAGCTCATTTACCAGCTCCGCAACCTGTACAAAGGTGAGGATGTCAACAAGATAGAAACGGTTTTCCTGACCAAAAGTGGGAAGCCTATTCACTTGATTGGCAGTATTAACTGTAGCTGGCAAGACGGCAAACCTATTGCTACGCGTGCCATTCTCCATGATATCACAGACCGTATTAAGGCGGAGCGCCTGCAGAAGGTATACTACAGTATTGCCAACCTGGCCATCAGCTCCAAAGATTTACCGTCTCTATACAGCGCCATTCACCGGGAACTGAGCAAGATTATAGAGACGCACAACTTTTACATTGCGCTGTTTGATGAGGAGAAGAACGCCATCAACTTTGTATATTATGTAGACCAGCTTTCCAACATACCGGCGGCCCCAAGGCCATTCTCTCTGGGCATGACCGAGTACGTAATCAAGACCGGAAAGCCGCTTTATGCCTCTAAGGCAGATTTCATGAAGCTGGTGGAGGAAGGGAAAATTGAGGTGAACGGCATTGTGCCGGAAGTAATGCTCTCTTCCCCTCTTTCCATTGGCGAACGCATTATTGGCGTGATTGCGGTACGGGATTACAAGAACCCGGAAGCCTATGTGAAGACCGATATTGAGATCCTGCACTTCATCTCTAACCAGGTGGCCTTGGCCATTGAAAGGAAACGGAATGAGGAGCAAATCACCATTCAGAACGCTAGGTTAAAGGCTATTTTTGAGAGCGGTAACCACTTAATGTGGTCCATCAGCCGTAATTTCCAGCTTACTTCCTATAACCAGAATTTCTTCAATGATGTCTATTCCTGGTCTGGCAAGACAGCCACGGTAGGCATGAAACTAAGTACGCTTACGGGGGCTTTCATCTCAGAGGAGACCTTTGGTTTGATCAAGAGTGCCTATGAATTGGCGTTTGCTGGGGAGCCGCAGCAGTTTGAGATTGAGCTGGACAAAGGGAACGGCGTCAGTCAATGGCGCGAAGTGTTGCTGAACCCTATCTACCTGGAAGACGGCAGCTTTGAGGACGTTTCGGCTATTGCCCTGGATATCACTGAAAAGAAAATCTCCCAACTGGCCCTGGCCGTGAACGAGGAGAAATTCCGGCAGATCTTTGAATCCTTCCAGGACCTGTATTACAAAACCAGCCTGGATGGGGAATTCCAACTGATCAGCCCATCGGTGCAGGAGGTATTGGGCTATTCCCAAAGCGAGGCCATGCGTCTGAACGCCAGCAACCTGTATGTGCACGGGGAGGACAGAGAGCAACTGCTGGCCATGCTTTTCAAGCAAACCAGTGTACGTAACTTTGAAACCACGCTGCGTACCAAGAACCACCATGAGATTGAAGTCCTGATCAACTCGCGCCTTATTTTCAATGAAAACCGGGAAGCCATTGCCATTGAAGGGGTTTGCCGTGACATTACTGAACTGAAAGACACCCAGCGCGAACTCATCAGGGCCAAAGAACTCGCGGAGACCTCTTTGCAGGTGAAAAACCAATTCCTGGCCAACATGAGCCACGAATTGCGCACGCCTATGAACGGTATCATTGGCATGATTGACCTGTTGCACCATACCGTAGCCAATGAGGAGCAGCTGGATTATATTGACACCCTGCGCAAATCTTCAGATGCCCTGCTGGAAATCCTGAATGACATTCTGGACCTTTCCAAAATACAGGCCGGTAAGTTGCAGTTGAACCTCACGGGCATAGACCTTTTCTACAGCCTGGAGAAGATTCATTCCCTGTTTGCCAACCGGGCTACGCAGAAGGACCTTTCCTTTACCTATGATATTTCTGAAGACACACCACGGTACATCATCACAGATGAGACCAGGTTGCTGCAGGTGCTCTCTAACCTTACCTCTAATGCCATCAAGTTCACCAATGAGGGCAGCGTGCACGTACAGGTAAGCAGATTGGGCGGTGAAGGAGACAAACACCTGCTGGAGTTCCGGGTGAAGGATTCGGGGATTGGTATTAGTGAGGAAGACATTCAGTTACTGTTTACCAATTTCACCCAGTTAGACAACTCCTCTTCCAAATCATTTGGCGGCACGGGCCTTGGCCTGGCTATCTCCAAGCAACTTAGTGAGTTGCTAGGCGGAAGCATTGGCGTGGAATCTGAGGCAGGCCAGGGCAGTACCTTCTGGTTTACCATTGTCTGCCAGGAAGCCGAGAACATCACCCAGATTAATGAGCAGCTGATTTCTTCTAAGGAATTGGAGGAAGTGGGCCATTTTGAGCCTTCTCCTTACCTGCTGCTGGTAGATGACAACCAGATCAACCAGAAAGTAGCCCTCAAGCTACTGGAGCGCATGGGCTGCCAGGCCGATGTGGCCTCCAATGGGTATGAGGCCATAGACTTGGCAAGCCAGAACCGGTATGACCTCATCTTCATGGACATTCAGATGCCGGAAATGGACGGCGTAACGGCTACCCACGAGCTTAAAAAGCTATTGGGCACCAACTGTCCGCCAATTGTGGCTATGACAGCCTACTCCATGAAAGACGACGCCGAAAAATTCATGAATGAAGGCTTAGATGATTATATTTCAAAACCGGTAAAGATCTCTGACCTGTATGACCGTATTTCGCGGTGGTATGGCCATAACGTGGAGTCAGGCGCTCAAACAGCTGAGCCTGTTAGTGCCGCGGCCCCAGAGCAGAATGGCCTCCAATTAGACATGAATGTGGTGGACCAACTGCGGAGTATTGGCGGAGATGAATTTGCGTTGCAGTTATATGTGGACTTTGAAGAGGAAACCGCTGAACTTTTAGAAGAAGCCAGAAAAGAAGTGGCCGCACAACATTATACGGGCATTTTAAGTACACTGCATCAAATTAAGGGTACAGCTTCTACCCTTGGCCTGGATTCTGTCTCCACTATTGCCAAGGAACTGGAACATGATATCCTAAAAGGGAAATTAACATTAGTAAGTAATACCTTTTCTGATTTAGAGTCAAGTTTTACTAACTTTAGGACAAACTATAGAAACAAAATCTTATCAAACTAA
- a CDS encoding DUF1206 domain-containing protein, with translation MDQQKKHWIESFAKVGYIAKGVVYFLVGILTAMAALGLGGEKASNSDAFMQVKELPGGGFLLSLLAVGLVGYSLWRFTQAIKDTEHKGTNAKGTGKRIAYAFSGLLYASLAFLAFKIGTGNGGGSVGSSKEQTLVAELLEKPFGKWLAIAIGLMTIGNGIYQITKGVTASFMKDVSGLPRDKFDVLKKAGQAGYISRGVVFGIIGFLFVRAAWLQRPKVAEGTEGAFSFLQTSPFGNILLAVVAIGLMGYGIFMFVQAKYSDISID, from the coding sequence ATGGACCAGCAGAAAAAACACTGGATAGAATCATTTGCCAAAGTAGGTTATATAGCAAAGGGAGTGGTTTATTTTTTGGTAGGCATCTTAACAGCCATGGCAGCCTTGGGTCTGGGCGGCGAAAAAGCCTCTAATTCTGATGCTTTCATGCAAGTAAAAGAGCTACCTGGAGGTGGTTTTTTATTATCCCTATTAGCCGTTGGCTTAGTGGGGTATAGCCTCTGGAGATTTACCCAGGCCATTAAAGACACGGAGCATAAAGGCACCAATGCAAAGGGAACCGGTAAAAGAATAGCCTATGCCTTTAGTGGATTGCTTTATGCTTCATTAGCTTTTTTGGCTTTTAAAATTGGAACAGGCAACGGGGGCGGATCAGTTGGGTCTTCAAAAGAACAAACTTTGGTAGCTGAATTATTGGAAAAGCCTTTTGGAAAATGGTTAGCCATTGCCATAGGATTAATGACCATAGGCAACGGAATTTACCAAATCACCAAGGGGGTCACCGCCTCTTTTATGAAAGACGTTTCCGGTTTACCCAGAGATAAATTTGACGTTCTTAAAAAAGCCGGACAGGCAGGTTATATTTCCAGAGGAGTGGTGTTTGGTATTATTGGTTTCCTTTTTGTGCGGGCAGCCTGGTTGCAGAGACCTAAAGTAGCAGAAGGCACCGAAGGCGCATTTTCCTTTCTCCAAACTTCGCCCTTCGGGAATATCCTATTGGCTGTTGTGGCCATTGGCTTAATGGGCTATGGCATTTTCATGTTTGTGCAAGCCAAATACAGTGACATTTCTATTGACTAA
- a CDS encoding NFACT RNA binding domain-containing protein, with product MHQNFFFLRKLAHKLDATMRGFTLQAAFSQEKDELVLAFAKEGQEFFLKAIQTSTFSSLQFPQSFNRARQNSVDLFPALLGETVQEVRVHQQERSFYIRFTHQKVLLFKLFGNRSNVVLFVEEEAVELFHRKLIKDLTLDYRHMDQSFQLEKETFLKDPLQLRKMLPTLGDLPWAYLEEHGYGALTPEQQWQLVQDMLQVLENPTHYYLTTYQKLLRLSLLPVGSIQETFTDPILALNAFVPQYRSQEYFQKNYTATHKQLSKQLEGAQKIWYQIQEQLEHWHHGTPYSRTADVIMANLTNIPAGSKEVELYDFYQDANRLVKLHATETPQKTAERLYKKAKNQQIELRLLQERASRKEEEVERLSSHLKLLEGLHTAQELRQFLKQHAPATVAQQVDLPYYAFEVMGFKVLVGKNAKSNDKLTLKHTHKDDLWLHAKDVPGSHVIIKFQPGKPFPMPVIETAAQLAAFYSKRKNDSLCPVLYTPKKYVRKPKGAAPGSVFVEREKVVLVKPENPLR from the coding sequence GTGCATCAGAATTTCTTCTTTTTACGAAAACTAGCCCATAAACTGGATGCTACCATGCGGGGTTTTACCCTGCAGGCGGCTTTTAGCCAGGAAAAAGATGAGCTAGTGCTGGCCTTTGCTAAAGAGGGGCAGGAGTTTTTCCTGAAAGCCATTCAGACGTCCACCTTTTCCAGCCTCCAGTTCCCGCAGTCCTTCAACCGGGCCCGGCAGAACTCTGTGGACCTGTTTCCGGCTTTGCTAGGCGAAACGGTGCAAGAGGTGCGCGTGCACCAGCAGGAACGCAGCTTTTACATTAGGTTCACCCACCAAAAAGTGCTGCTGTTCAAATTGTTTGGGAACCGCTCAAACGTGGTGTTGTTTGTAGAGGAGGAGGCGGTAGAACTTTTCCACCGCAAGCTGATAAAGGACCTGACGCTGGATTACCGGCACATGGACCAGTCTTTCCAGTTGGAAAAGGAAACCTTCCTGAAAGACCCACTCCAACTGCGCAAAATGTTGCCAACCTTAGGCGATCTGCCTTGGGCTTATCTGGAGGAGCATGGCTATGGTGCCTTGACGCCTGAGCAGCAGTGGCAACTGGTGCAGGACATGTTGCAAGTACTGGAAAACCCTACCCATTATTACCTCACTACCTACCAAAAGCTTCTGCGCCTTTCCCTGCTTCCAGTTGGGAGCATACAGGAGACGTTTACTGACCCCATACTAGCTTTGAATGCTTTTGTACCTCAATACCGGTCACAGGAGTATTTCCAGAAGAACTACACAGCTACCCATAAGCAATTAAGCAAGCAGTTGGAAGGTGCCCAGAAGATCTGGTATCAGATACAGGAACAGCTGGAGCATTGGCACCACGGCACCCCCTACTCCCGCACCGCCGACGTGATCATGGCCAACCTCACCAACATCCCCGCCGGCAGCAAGGAGGTAGAGTTGTATGATTTCTACCAGGACGCCAACCGACTTGTCAAACTACACGCCACTGAGACGCCCCAGAAGACGGCTGAGCGGCTGTACAAGAAAGCCAAAAACCAACAGATAGAATTACGGCTTCTTCAGGAAAGGGCTTCCCGGAAGGAAGAGGAAGTAGAACGCCTTTCCTCTCACCTGAAACTCTTAGAAGGCCTGCATACCGCCCAGGAGCTACGGCAGTTCCTGAAGCAACACGCCCCAGCAACGGTCGCCCAACAGGTAGATTTGCCTTACTATGCCTTTGAGGTGATGGGATTTAAAGTATTGGTGGGCAAAAACGCCAAGTCAAACGACAAGCTTACGCTTAAACACACGCACAAAGATGATCTTTGGCTTCATGCCAAAGATGTGCCCGGCTCTCATGTGATCATTAAATTCCAACCTGGAAAGCCGTTTCCTATGCCGGTGATAGAAACCGCGGCACAACTGGCCGCCTTTTACTCCAAACGCAAGAACGACAGCCTGTGCCCTGTGCTTTATACGCCAAAAAAATACGTTAGGAAGCCAAAAGGCGCCGCTCCTGGTTCTGTGTTTGTGGAGCGGGAGAAAGTGGTTCTGGTGAAGCCGGAGAACCCTTTACGATAG